The following DNA comes from Gadus macrocephalus chromosome 5, ASM3116895v1.
CCCTGCTACCCATACCAGCATTTTTTTATACATTAAATTCATTTCGTGTCGATGATCATCGGGATTGGTTGATGATTTAGCGATAGTGTCGGTTTGAGGTGTGTGGCTAAATGAGCCTCAATGCAGCTTCTTGATTCAGCTAGCGGGACCCGTTCTTCTTCTGCGTTCCCCAGCCTGCGGCCGGCCCACGAGTGCAGCAGGCAGCGGTCCTGCAGCGCCCCCAACCTGCGGAGGTCCCCCCGACATAGCCCTGCCGTCCCCGGGGTCCccagcctggtggagctgggtggggagcacacacacacacacacatacgcagacgcacacaaaaacgcacaagCAAACacgtacatgtacacacacacacacacacacacacacacacacacacacacacacacacacacacacacacacacacacacacacacacacacacacgtcctccgCTGTTTGAAACCGTACAGATCATCAGTTGACAGGAGAGCGTTTCTCAcgttatataataaatatatctaATGTTCTAAAAATATATTATTCTCCTTCATCCAGAGAACGAAGACTGCTGCTTCAGCAGCGAGCCCAGCCAGTCCCCGGGCCCGTCCCGGGACCCCTCCCCGGGCCAGTCCTACCTCTGCCTCCCCTTCCAGGGCCACGGGGCCGAGGGGGACGCGGGGCCCCGGGACGGCGGCCCCGCGGCCCCGGCCGCGGAGACCACCCCCGTGAAGAGGAGCccggggcggggccggcggccGGAGCTGGTCCTGCTGGGCTGCGGGGCGCTGCTGGCCGCCGTGGGGCTGGGCTTCAACCTGCTGGCCCTGGCCCCGCCCGAGGAGACCGCCAAGCCCGCCCGCTGGGACGGCTTCTTCCACCGGGCCGGGGGGCACCGGCAGAGCTCCAGCCGGCGGGAGAGCCCTCTGAAGACCCCCGCGGCGGTGgtgagcggaggggggggggggggtaccgtggTACCAGCGtagcgggggtggtggtgacatTAACGACACCAACAGGGGCCGTGTAACATCCATCATAATATActtgtattgtatacattatgtATGTAGTAcgttatacattatatacaacAACTGACATCATCATACCTGGATCGTcatgttggttctagtgtctcTCCTGGACCTGTTGGTCctagtgtctgttggttctagtgtctgttggttggttctagtgtctgttggttctagtgtctgttggttctagtgtctgttggtCCTACTCTCggttggttctagtgtctgttggtcctagtgtctgttggttctagtgtctgttggttctagtgtctgttggttctagtgtctgttggttctagtgtctgttggttctagtgtctgttggtcctagtgtctgttggttctagtgtctgttggttctagtgtctgttggttctagtgtctgttggttggttctagtgtctgttggttctagtgtctgttggttctagtgtctgttggttctagtgtctgttggttggttctagtgtctgttggttctagtgtctgttggttctagtgtctgttggttctagtgtctgttggttttagtgtctgttggttctagtgtctgttggtCCTACTCTCGGTTGGTTCTAGTGCCTGTTggttggttctagtgtctgttggttctagtgtctgttggttctagtgtctgttggttggttctagtgtctgttggtcctagtgtctgttggttctagtgtctgttggttctagtgtcggTTGGTCCTAGTGTCTGTTggttggttctagtgtctgttggttctagtgtctgttggttgGTTCTAGTGTCGGTTGGTCctagtgtctgttggttctagtgtctgttggttctagtgtctgttggttctagtgtcggTTGGTCCTACTCTCGGTTGGTTCTAGTGactgttggttctagtgtctgttggttctagtgtctgttggttggttctagtgtctgttggttctagtgtctgttggtcctagtgtctgttggttctagtgtctgttggttctagggcctgttggttctagtgtctgttggttctagtgtctgttggtCCTACTCTCGGTTGGTTCTAGTGCCTGTTggttggttctagtgtctgttggttctagtgtctgttggttctagtgtctgttggttgGTTCTAGTGTCTATTGGTCctagtgtctgttggttctagtgtctgttggttctagtgtcggTTGGTCCTAGTGTCTGTTggttggttctagtgtctgttggttctagtgtctgttggttgGTTCTAGTGTCGGTTGGTCctagtgtctgttggttctagtgtctgttggttctagtgtcggTTCGTCCTACTCTCggttggttctagtgtctgttggttctagtgtctgttggttctagtgtctgttggtCCTACTCTCggttggttctagtgtctgttggtcctagtgtctgttggtcctagtgtctgttggttctagtgtctgttggttctagtgtctgttggttctagtgtctgttggttggttctagtgtctgttggttctagtgtctgttggttctagtgtctgttggttctagtgtctgttggttctagggcctgttggttctagtgtctcTCCTGGACCTGGACTGGGAGAGCTCAGACGTAGCGTTCCTGCTCCTATAACTCTTAATCCCTGCTGTGGTTCTCCAGGTGGCGGcggtgcctccccccccccagcccggcctcccctcctccctcaccctcctctcgcTGTCCTCCGTCTCCGACTGCAACTCCACCCGCTCCCTGCTGCACGCCGACAGCGAGGAGCTGCTGGCCTGCCGCCCCGCCAAAGCCTCCGCCTCCGCCCGcgcccaggccccgccccctccgccgGCCTTCCAGCCCCGCCTCAACCCGCTGGTCAACACCCACCTGGAGAGCTTCAAGCGCAACCCCCGGCAGTCGCTGACGCCCACGCACCTGCCCTCCGCCCCCAGCGCCGTCCGCTGCCTGAGACGCACGCCGTCCGACGGCGCCATCAAGAAGAACCTCCAGCCTCTACCCGAGAGGGGCCCCTGGGACGCCCCGGGTAAGGTCACGCCGATAGCGGGGGCCGATATTCGCGCGACGTCTTCGCGCAAGTTTGATTGCGTGAGGTTTGAAAATACTCGCACGAGTGTGTTGAAGGGTAATGGAGAAGGGTGGGTCTCTTGTGAACAGCAAAGTTTCTTTCCGCCGAttaattctcaaccatggccgggaTAACcgccactacgagtctttacttgttgtggaagtaccagagacgtcggataATATCATTTGGAGGGGCACACAGCTTTGGGCCCtgatattatatactatatgttatctagatattatattatattctgaTAGCAGGAGTTCTGATCAGCCCATGAGTAACCAAACTTGGTTTTAACTCGCGTACCGCACTTAGTATTGATAACCTGTAGATGGCGCTAAAGTCATGTTCGCCGTCTTGCATACAGTCCCCCTTTAACCTCTGCTCTGTTCTCTGTCTCCAATGGCGACCAGGCGTGTTCCGGCCCCTGAAGGACCCCAGCCCTGAGGTGCCCCGGCTCCCCAACCCCAACCTCCTGTTCCCTCCGACCCCCCGCAGACGCTGCGCCCCGGAACGCCCCAAGACGCTGGACTTTGTGGCGCGGCCGCGGCCCTCCCCCCGGGCCCGCGGCGACGCCTTCTGGCCCGAGCAGAGGCCCAGGGCCAACGGACAGAGCCTGGCGGCCGGCGAGTCCCCGGCCCACTCCTCCAGCACCGAGACCCCGCCCACTGTTGAGTTTGGCCGGGAcacggctgcggcggcggcggtgccggCCACGCCCATGGAGGCGGCGCCCACGCCGACAACCTTCTCCCCGCGCCGGGTGAACAACATCAACAGGAACCTCCTAGACCAGCTGGACGAGGTTCAGTGCCGAGACGGGACGGTTCCCCTGTGCCGGCCTGAACTCAGCTTCCCCAAGGCCTCCCCGTACCACCACAAGCACGGGTTCTGGTCATAACCGGACCCGGGCTCTgtgcacacagcccccccccccccccccccacccccatccaggTTCGGACCCTCCCCAGTCCACTTGTAGGATGGTCAGGACCTGAGGGTTCTCCCACGATGGGTCCTGTTTGTTTTGTCGGTCGGCGTGCGCCCGCTAGGTGATGGACCACAGTGGTCCATCAGAATGAGCACCACTGAATGCCGATACACTCCTGATTGCTGAGGTACTCCAGGTTGGGTTGGTCAGTGATGGGGAATTCGATGGCGTTCCCAAAGTCATCACATTTAGCTTTAACATTTTACCTCAGCATGTGAAAGACCAGTCGACCATCCCCTAGACATGTATCCTGGACTCTTCGGGGTACTTTGGTAGGATATTCAAAATATAACACAGTGCCCCTTTATTTAAATGCGAATCTGGAATTGAGGGTTCCAGCAAAAGTGTGACCTGGGTAACCTCCCCCATCTGgtgcttgtgtgagtgaatCAGCCACACTTGATTCTGACTGCATTACAAGAACTAAACAATGACAGTAGTCCCACCTACAGACACCATTTGGCCAAGTTGTataaaaagttattttcctgGAATTAGTGAATGTTTAATGAATGGGAAATTAGTGATAATGGCATTTAAAACACTGATAAGCTTTACATATCTCTCTCCTCGTTTAAGTTCCTGTTTGAGATTGTGCATTTTATAAGTGCACTTTTGAAAAAGCATTATGATTGTAAAGCTTACATTTTAACCGTTTTTGTGGTTATTTTCAATTGCAAAACAAATTCACTTTATTTACTTGAATGGTCTCTTAAACTGTCATTCCATTGGTTGGCAGCCAACGTGTTCACTAGTGTGTCCTGTACAAGTCTTTTTGTATTGATGAGCTGTCACCGCGATCACCTCCGATCAATACCCCCATGTGAGGGATATTgtttcacaaacacaagcaccttTTTTTTTGCGTCGATCGTCATACGAGCTATGTTGCGACGCTCTGACGAGCGCTAGGCTAGAGAACGGGATTCTTCGGCCTCATGTACTGTTAAACCACGCGGCCCACTAGGTATTACCACCGTGAAGTGAGGCTGTGCTATGGACGGACTGACTGCATGGGCCTCAGTGGGTCTTCGTGAACCAGGTCTTTGCGGTGAGTGCACACCGGTATCTTTCTGAGTATTTAATTTTGTAATATtgacatttgtttatttatatattgatTGATTTCTTAATGAAatgatgtactgtatgtgtgttttttatttattcaaggttatttatttattcatgtatccTTTTGTAATTCATTACATGTGTTATGTATATTTTATACGGGGGTGGGGCTTCACAACGCAATTAATTGTTTGCAATAACCCTAACGTCAAAACTCGACCGCAAACACTATTACACTGTCACTTTTTGTTCAAATTATAATTTTCTCACCTTTTCTAAATAATTCCCTCTTGGATCAATCAATTAATCTCGATCTTTTTATCCACAGACTAAATCGTTTAAGTTTGATGGAAACAACAATTAAGGAACGTGAAATAAAAGGTGTACCGGGATAAAGCCAACTGGCACACCTTTTAAGGTTCACATTTATTTGCCCCAACACTCACATCCACGTTGTCCCTCCTCTGTGACATCCTGTCAGCTGACCGGTCCGGTATGACACGATGTTTGAGAAATACAACCGGTCAAATAAAGTCAGAATCATCTGCAAACAAGACCATCTGGTTAATACTGCGTCTGGTTAATACTGCGTCTGGTTAACACGAGGTCTGGTTAATACGGCGTCTGGTCAACACGAGGTCTGGTTAACACTCTCACTCCTGTCCATCTGATCCACACGTGACCTCTTTGCCTGGAACATGCTACCCACTGGGGAACGGATTTGTGGGGGGACTGGTTCATTGTTAATGCGATTGGATGATAATGTATCATGTAAATGTGAATGCTTTTTCTCTGCGTAGTCTGGGGGAATGCTAGAATCCTGGATATCTAACAACACGGCGTCTCTACCTGATAGTGTATGGTCCCTCCTCTTGGTGGAAACACGACTGCTAATAAGCTGATGAAACCCGGACCCCTACTGGAGACCGATGGACAATGTTTCAACCCGGGACTCTGACACCATGTACGACTGATTAACTTGTATTtgcactgcaacacacacactttactccagtaaaaaaaaacgtaGTCCACACGATCCAGTCTCTTCCCGGTTCTTCATCAGTATGGTTTTTCCTTCGCTAAGGACTAAATGTCAGCTGTGCATTGGACGCGGTGTCGCTCCACGCGACATCGGCAGTGTGCTCCTCCACCACGTCGTCCACCTCGGCGGGAGGTCTGTCGAGCGCAGTGTTACGTCATGCCTcaatcttcatcctcatcatcaccaccaccgccaccacgggCTGTCTCCAGCCCCAGAGCCCCTAGACTATTATCGTCGCATTGCCATGGCAACCAGGGAGGAGAGATGTCTGTATGAAAGCGTTTCTTTCTTCACAT
Coding sequences within:
- the map3k9 gene encoding mitogen-activated protein kinase kinase kinase 9, which produces MAKTTISPKVKEVGRMRKPCTLSRDVSLSLRPRSYGVLLWELLTGEVPFRGIDTLAVAYGVAMNKLALPVPSTCPEPFARLMEECWSADPHSRPTFCCILDQLTAIEESGFFEMLAASFHSLQDDWKVEIQEMFDQLRTKEKELRSWEEELSRAALQQKCQEEELKRREQELAEREIHILERELNIIIHQLYQEKPRVESRQGKFRRSRLKLKDGNRISLPSDFQHKITVQASPCHDRRRSVLGSGSSPPGSPPLLTRLRAIQLTPGEGCVAWGRGTAFMLEEEEGERKSSRTTGRTRGSGPYREHSADASLRPAHECSRQRSCSAPNLRRSPRHSPAVPGVPSLVELENEDCCFSSEPSQSPGPSRDPSPGQSYLCLPFQGHGAEGDAGPRDGGPAAPAAETTPVKRSPGRGRRPELVLLGCGALLAAVGLGFNLLALAPPEETAKPARWDGFFHRAGGHRQSSSRRESPLKTPAAVVAAVPPPPQPGLPSSLTLLSLSSVSDCNSTRSLLHADSEELLACRPAKASASARAQAPPPPPAFQPRLNPLVNTHLESFKRNPRQSLTPTHLPSAPSAVRCLRRTPSDGAIKKNLQPLPERGPWDAPGVFRPLKDPSPEVPRLPNPNLLFPPTPRRRCAPERPKTLDFVARPRPSPRARGDAFWPEQRPRANGQSLAAGESPAHSSSTETPPTVEFGRDTAAAAAVPATPMEAAPTPTTFSPRRVNNINRNLLDQLDEVQCRDGTVPLCRPELSFPKASPYHHKHGFWS